Proteins encoded in a region of the Mycolicibacterium neoaurum genome:
- a CDS encoding heme-binding protein — protein sequence MLNATRRLVIGALGAAAIAGVAAAPPAIAEPPRAPDHCTAADLAGIAAGVSASTSAYLFTHQQANEFFTSLHPLPDNQKQAKVDAFFAANPQMAAELKGIRKPLQEAKIRCGDTNGDGVVDIL from the coding sequence ATGTTGAATGCCACGCGCCGTCTTGTGATCGGAGCCTTGGGTGCTGCGGCCATTGCTGGTGTGGCGGCAGCCCCGCCGGCAATCGCCGAGCCTCCGCGGGCGCCCGACCACTGCACCGCGGCGGACCTCGCCGGCATAGCGGCCGGGGTGTCTGCTTCGACTTCGGCCTACCTGTTCACCCATCAACAGGCCAACGAGTTCTTCACCAGTCTGCATCCGTTGCCCGATAATCAGAAGCAGGCAAAGGTCGATGCCTTCTTCGCAGCGAACCCGCAGATGGCTGCTGAGCTCAAAGGGATACGTAAACCACTGCAGGAAGCCAAGATTCGATGCGGAGATACCAACGGCGACGGTGTCGTGGACATCCTCTAG
- a CDS encoding cation:proton antiporter family protein, producing MTTVAIYLVVTFGLGGLAMAVRLPPLVGFLAAGFVINALDVEHIPQLEILADLGVTLLLFAIGLKLDVRILLRREVWLTTSVHMLISVVFGGAALWLAAVAGMSMLTGQSVQTIALLAFALSFSSTVFVVKVLEERGESHALYGRVAIGILVMQDIVAVVFLTATSGHLPSPWALALVGLWPLTRVLRKVWTRLGHGEMQSLFGIVMAFVPGYALFSAVGLKGDLGALIIGVLLASHSASSELARSLFHIKELLLVGFFVSIGLTGLPDLPTIGVAVLMVLLLPFKAGWYVVLLSLMRLRHRTSLLAGLSLMNYSEFGLIVVSVGVSAGMLAPAWLVEMSIAVALSFVVSALVNGRGHLMVEKIAARLPAQDEQKLQPEERPVDAGDAEVVVIGMGRVGFAAYQRLTDHYGLRVVGVDYDGRRIQRLAEDGLRVVEGDATDLDFWHRLRHSESARIAILAMPRHGANVTALDCLRESGFSGTVAAVARYDDEVAWAKEQGVEIAFNVYAGAGLELADQVGGGPVPATVDPDLDPEPEAVEDPKPR from the coding sequence ATGACGACCGTTGCCATCTACCTCGTCGTGACGTTCGGGCTCGGCGGACTCGCCATGGCGGTCCGACTCCCCCCACTGGTCGGATTCCTGGCAGCCGGCTTCGTCATCAATGCCCTGGATGTCGAGCACATCCCGCAGTTGGAAATCCTGGCTGACCTGGGCGTCACCCTGCTGCTGTTCGCCATCGGACTCAAACTCGACGTGCGGATCCTGCTCCGGCGCGAGGTGTGGCTGACGACATCGGTGCACATGCTCATCAGCGTCGTGTTCGGCGGTGCCGCACTGTGGCTGGCGGCGGTCGCCGGGATGTCCATGCTGACCGGGCAGAGTGTGCAGACCATTGCGCTGCTGGCCTTCGCGCTGTCCTTCTCCAGCACCGTCTTCGTGGTGAAGGTGCTGGAGGAGCGGGGCGAATCGCACGCGCTGTACGGCCGCGTCGCGATCGGAATCCTGGTCATGCAGGACATCGTCGCGGTGGTGTTCCTGACCGCGACCAGTGGCCACCTGCCCAGCCCATGGGCTCTGGCACTGGTCGGTCTGTGGCCCCTGACCCGCGTGCTGCGCAAGGTCTGGACCAGGCTCGGACACGGCGAGATGCAGTCGCTGTTCGGCATCGTGATGGCTTTCGTCCCCGGTTACGCGCTGTTCTCGGCCGTCGGCCTCAAGGGTGACCTCGGCGCGTTGATCATCGGAGTCCTGCTGGCATCGCATTCGGCATCCTCGGAGCTGGCCCGTTCGCTGTTCCACATCAAGGAACTTCTGTTGGTCGGCTTCTTCGTGTCGATCGGGTTGACCGGACTGCCCGATCTCCCGACCATCGGCGTCGCGGTGCTCATGGTGCTGCTGCTGCCGTTCAAGGCCGGGTGGTACGTCGTCCTGCTGTCACTGATGCGGCTGCGGCACCGCACCTCGCTGCTGGCAGGGCTGAGCCTGATGAACTACTCCGAGTTCGGCCTCATCGTGGTCTCGGTCGGCGTCTCGGCAGGCATGCTGGCGCCCGCCTGGCTGGTCGAGATGTCCATCGCGGTGGCATTGAGCTTCGTGGTCTCGGCCTTGGTGAACGGTCGCGGACACCTGATGGTGGAGAAGATCGCCGCCCGGCTGCCCGCCCAGGACGAACAGAAACTGCAGCCCGAGGAACGGCCTGTCGATGCCGGCGACGCCGAGGTCGTCGTGATCGGTATGGGCCGCGTCGGGTTCGCGGCGTATCAACGCCTCACCGATCACTACGGTTTGCGGGTCGTCGGCGTGGATTACGACGGACGCCGCATCCAGCGGCTCGCCGAGGACGGGCTGCGGGTCGTCGAGGGTGATGCCACCGATCTGGATTTCTGGCACCGGCTACGGCATTCCGAATCGGCCCGCATCGCCATCCTGGCGATGCCCCGGCATGGCGCCAACGTCACCGCACTGGACTGTCTGCGCGAATCGGGTTTCAGCGGCACCGTCGCCGCGGTGGCCCGCTACGACGACGAGGTGGCGTGGGCCAAGGAACAGGGTGTCGAGATCGCCTTCAACGTCTACGCCGGCGCCGGACTGGAGCTTGCCGATCAGGTTGGCGGTGGCCCCGTTCCGGCGACGGTCGATCCAGATCTCGACCCCGAACCCGAAGCCGTCGAGGACCCGAAGCCGCGCTGA
- a CDS encoding TetR family transcriptional regulator, which produces MAAGVRERARLALRTEIAQAMSELFARRGFDAVTVEEAAGEVGISRATFFRYFGSKEDAVLAAIEASSIDYVAVLQDLPPRTDETPWQLMQRAFVDALTHIDEHSELERSRVRMINSIVSLRTRMAQRRFAYEDALTPVLAARIDTPEAARPVIVAALACLDLAWRRWAAGEARTMAESVATVFAHLGSAP; this is translated from the coding sequence ATGGCCGCCGGAGTACGGGAGCGCGCACGTCTAGCCCTGCGCACCGAGATTGCGCAGGCGATGAGCGAGTTGTTCGCCCGGCGGGGGTTCGATGCGGTGACGGTCGAAGAGGCCGCCGGTGAGGTCGGCATCTCCCGGGCCACGTTCTTCCGCTATTTCGGGTCCAAGGAGGATGCCGTCCTCGCGGCCATCGAGGCGTCCTCGATCGACTACGTCGCGGTCCTGCAGGATCTCCCACCGCGGACCGACGAAACGCCATGGCAGTTGATGCAGCGCGCCTTCGTCGACGCATTGACCCACATCGACGAGCACTCTGAGCTGGAGCGCTCGCGGGTGCGGATGATCAACTCCATCGTGTCACTGCGCACCCGGATGGCTCAGCGCCGCTTCGCCTACGAAGACGCCCTCACCCCGGTGCTGGCCGCCCGCATCGACACGCCCGAGGCCGCCCGACCGGTCATCGTCGCGGCCCTGGCCTGCCTCGATCTCGCATGGCGCCGGTGGGCGGCGGGTGAGGCGCGCACCATGGCCGAATCCGTCGCCACGGTGTTCGCCCACCTCGGTTCGGCACCGTAA
- a CDS encoding MFS transporter: protein MTVDTRAAVSTPPEPPAADVCSGRVVGALAFAGMTAAFTQTILIPIQGELPQLLDASSGQTAWVITITLLVAAICTPISGKLGDMYGKRRIALSLLGVLMLGSVVAALSSTVVPLIVGRGLQGVGMGVIPLGIAILRDTLTADRLGSGIALVSATLGVGGALGLPISAFVTEHFDWHVLFWLAAGLGAIASTLMWTLVPASGIRAGGRVDGVGILGLAIGLSGVLLAISQGNQWGWTSALTMGCMVGGLIVLLIWGWLELRVREPLVDLRVSARAPVLLTNLASIAMGFALFSSQIAFPQLLELPVEAGGLGMPLLQASLYLMPAGLAMLAMSPISGRLIALWGPKPLLIAGAAIMGSGYVVAVLAELHAAHILVINILIGIGIGLGYAAMPTLIMRAVPASETGAANGLNTLMRSLGTATAAAVIAAVLTRSAVAVQGVPVPSAAGFHAAFLFGLGAAVLCTVIAVFIPRSRPVTDE from the coding sequence ATGACAGTCGATACCCGGGCAGCGGTGAGTACCCCGCCCGAGCCGCCGGCGGCCGATGTGTGCAGCGGTCGGGTTGTCGGGGCGCTGGCCTTCGCCGGGATGACGGCGGCCTTCACCCAGACCATCCTCATCCCGATCCAGGGTGAGCTCCCGCAGCTGCTCGACGCATCCAGCGGCCAGACCGCGTGGGTCATCACCATCACCCTGTTGGTCGCCGCCATCTGCACGCCGATCTCCGGGAAGCTCGGCGATATGTACGGCAAGCGCCGCATCGCGCTGAGCCTGCTCGGTGTCCTCATGCTCGGTTCCGTCGTCGCAGCGCTGTCCTCGACAGTGGTCCCGCTGATCGTCGGAAGGGGACTCCAGGGTGTCGGCATGGGAGTCATCCCGCTCGGTATCGCCATCCTGCGCGATACCCTCACCGCCGACCGGCTCGGCTCGGGCATCGCCCTGGTCAGCGCCACACTCGGTGTCGGCGGCGCGCTCGGGCTGCCGATCAGTGCTTTCGTCACCGAGCATTTCGACTGGCATGTGCTGTTCTGGCTCGCCGCCGGTCTGGGCGCGATCGCCTCCACCCTGATGTGGACCCTGGTGCCCGCGAGCGGAATTCGGGCAGGCGGCCGGGTCGACGGCGTCGGCATTCTCGGGTTGGCGATCGGGTTGTCCGGTGTGCTGCTGGCCATTTCGCAAGGAAACCAATGGGGATGGACATCTGCGCTGACCATGGGGTGCATGGTCGGCGGCCTGATCGTCCTGCTGATCTGGGGATGGCTGGAGCTGCGGGTCCGGGAACCGTTGGTGGATCTGCGGGTCAGTGCCCGCGCCCCGGTCCTGCTGACAAATCTGGCCTCGATCGCCATGGGCTTTGCCTTGTTCTCCTCTCAGATCGCCTTTCCCCAACTCCTCGAGCTGCCGGTCGAAGCGGGCGGATTGGGAATGCCGCTGCTGCAGGCGAGCCTGTACCTGATGCCGGCAGGTCTGGCGATGCTGGCGATGTCCCCTATCTCCGGTCGACTGATCGCGCTGTGGGGACCCAAGCCGCTGCTGATCGCCGGTGCGGCGATCATGGGCTCCGGTTATGTGGTGGCGGTGCTCGCCGAACTGCATGCCGCGCACATCCTCGTCATCAACATCCTCATCGGCATAGGAATCGGCCTCGGTTATGCCGCGATGCCGACGCTGATCATGCGTGCGGTCCCGGCATCGGAAACCGGTGCGGCCAACGGGTTGAACACGTTGATGCGCTCGCTCGGAACGGCCACTGCCGCGGCGGTGATCGCCGCGGTGCTCACCCGCTCGGCGGTGGCGGTGCAGGGTGTGCCGGTTCCGAGCGCCGCGGGATTCCACGCGGCCTTCCTATTCGGCCTCGGTGCCGCAGTGCTGTGCACGGTGATCGCGGTGTTCATTCCGCGGTCCCGGCCGGTCACCGATGAATGA
- a CDS encoding hemophore-related protein — translation MLLNARRAVVGILGAGAVTGAALLGAAPSAFAEPVPPPNCTAADLAGVQSGVSAATSAYLFTRPQVNEFFTSLHGLPHDQIEQKVNDYFNANPQIGAELKNIRKPLQDVRLRCGDVDGDGDVDIL, via the coding sequence ATGTTGCTCAATGCCCGTCGTGCGGTAGTCGGAATCTTAGGAGCCGGCGCGGTCACCGGCGCGGCCCTGCTCGGTGCCGCCCCGTCGGCATTCGCCGAGCCCGTCCCGCCGCCGAACTGCACGGCGGCCGACCTGGCGGGCGTGCAATCCGGTGTGTCGGCGGCGACGTCGGCCTATCTGTTCACCCGTCCTCAGGTGAACGAATTCTTCACCAGCCTGCACGGTCTGCCGCACGACCAGATCGAGCAGAAGGTCAACGACTACTTCAATGCCAACCCGCAGATCGGCGCGGAGCTGAAGAACATCCGCAAGCCGTTGCAGGACGTCCGCCTTCGTTGCGGCGACGTCGACGGCGACGGGGACGTCGATATTCTCTGA
- the ilvA gene encoding threonine ammonia-lyase: MVNPALITLEQITAAAELLAPVIRETPVIASRVLSDRTGQQVWLKCENLQRTGSFKPRGAYNRIANLDHEQRARGVVAASAGNHAQGVAWAATELDIESTVFMPENAALPKVVATKAYGGRVQLVGATLADALDAAAEFSAETGAVLIHPFDHLDIVAGQASVGLEILRQIPDVATILVPTGGGGLVAGIAAAMHHLAPGVRVIGVQASGAAAWPLSLGRGEPVRVQSMSTMADGIAVPLPGQVPFTHVRELVDSVVTVSEEALSEALLLCLERAKLLVEPAGAAAVAALMTSTSQVRGPVCAVLSGGNIDPLVLTHVMNHGLRSAGRYLVVKAVIPDRPGGLSGLLGVVSASGASVLDVVHRRTAPTLGLDEVEVMLTVETRGSAHREAVLAALAEAGVRAVVDEP, translated from the coding sequence GTGGTGAACCCGGCGCTGATAACTCTCGAGCAGATCACCGCGGCGGCCGAGCTGTTGGCCCCGGTGATCCGGGAGACCCCGGTCATCGCATCGCGGGTGTTGTCCGACCGCACCGGCCAGCAGGTGTGGCTGAAATGCGAGAACCTGCAACGCACCGGCTCGTTCAAGCCGCGGGGCGCCTACAACCGCATCGCCAATCTCGATCACGAGCAACGCGCACGTGGCGTGGTGGCGGCCAGCGCGGGTAATCACGCCCAAGGGGTGGCCTGGGCGGCCACGGAGTTGGACATCGAGTCGACGGTCTTCATGCCCGAGAACGCCGCGCTCCCGAAGGTGGTCGCCACCAAGGCCTACGGCGGTCGGGTCCAACTGGTCGGGGCAACCCTGGCTGACGCCCTCGACGCGGCGGCCGAGTTCTCCGCCGAGACCGGGGCGGTGCTGATCCACCCTTTCGACCACCTCGACATCGTCGCGGGACAGGCCAGCGTCGGGTTGGAGATACTGCGCCAGATACCAGACGTGGCAACGATTCTGGTACCGACCGGCGGTGGTGGCTTGGTGGCGGGCATTGCCGCGGCGATGCACCATCTGGCGCCGGGGGTCCGTGTCATCGGCGTGCAGGCCTCCGGTGCGGCGGCCTGGCCGTTATCGCTGGGGCGCGGTGAACCGGTTCGGGTGCAGTCGATGTCGACGATGGCCGACGGGATCGCGGTTCCGCTACCGGGGCAGGTGCCGTTCACCCATGTGCGCGAGCTCGTCGACTCGGTGGTGACGGTGTCGGAAGAGGCGCTGTCGGAAGCACTGCTGCTGTGCCTCGAGCGCGCCAAACTGCTGGTCGAACCGGCCGGGGCCGCCGCGGTTGCCGCGCTGATGACCAGCACATCGCAGGTCCGCGGACCGGTGTGCGCCGTACTGTCCGGCGGCAACATCGATCCACTGGTCCTGACCCATGTGATGAACCACGGGCTGCGGTCCGCCGGCCGGTATCTGGTCGTCAAGGCCGTGATCCCCGACCGGCCGGGCGGGCTGAGCGGATTGCTCGGTGTCGTCAGCGCCAGTGGGGCCAGCGTGCTCGACGTCGTCCATCGCCGGACGGCTCCGACATTGGGACTCGACGAGGTGGAGGTGATGTTGACCGTGGAGACCCGGGGCAGCGCTCATCGTGAAGCCGTGCTGGCCGCACTCGCCGAGGCCGGTGTGCGGGCCGTCGTCGACGAGCCCTGA
- a CDS encoding fused (3R)-hydroxyacyl-ACP dehydratase subunits HadA/HadB — protein MTAAAEASALQERVGHYYQMDGTYLVGREKIREFARAVQDKHPAHWDLDAARALGYPGLVAPMTFTSAPAMACNQRMFEQIVVGYDMYLQTEEVFEQHRPIVEGDELTIDVELTSVRHVAGRDLVTVTNTFTDAAGEVVHTLHTTVMGIGAEEVDPAIRPAVQGVMMHGINMLGAEDSGAPYVKSVRPEGAVTIADGSSRTPTSRSFAEVGVGDALPTQQARLSRGDLVNYAGVAGDANPLHWDENIARLAGQDDVLAHGMLTMGLGNSFGSAWSGDPGAATRYAVRLSQPAIVPATGTEIEFTGKIKSLDPETRSGVVLVGAKSGGRKIFGLATINVRFS, from the coding sequence ATGACCGCAGCAGCAGAAGCGTCGGCACTCCAGGAACGGGTCGGCCACTACTACCAGATGGACGGTACCTATCTGGTGGGCCGGGAAAAGATCCGCGAGTTCGCACGCGCGGTGCAGGACAAGCACCCCGCGCATTGGGACCTCGATGCCGCGCGCGCACTCGGTTATCCCGGGCTGGTCGCGCCGATGACCTTCACATCGGCTCCCGCCATGGCCTGCAATCAGCGCATGTTCGAGCAGATCGTGGTCGGCTACGACATGTATCTGCAGACCGAGGAGGTCTTCGAGCAGCACCGCCCGATCGTCGAGGGTGACGAACTGACCATCGATGTCGAACTGACCTCGGTGCGCCACGTCGCGGGCCGTGACCTCGTCACCGTCACCAACACCTTCACCGACGCCGCGGGCGAGGTGGTGCACACCCTGCACACCACGGTCATGGGTATCGGCGCCGAGGAGGTCGACCCGGCCATCCGGCCCGCGGTGCAGGGCGTGATGATGCACGGCATCAACATGCTCGGCGCCGAGGACTCCGGGGCACCGTATGTGAAATCGGTCCGGCCGGAGGGCGCGGTGACCATCGCCGACGGCAGTTCCCGGACGCCTACGTCACGGTCATTCGCCGAGGTGGGTGTCGGCGACGCGTTACCGACGCAGCAGGCGCGCCTGTCGCGAGGGGACCTGGTCAACTACGCGGGCGTGGCCGGTGATGCCAACCCCCTGCACTGGGACGAGAACATCGCCAGACTCGCCGGCCAGGACGATGTGCTGGCGCACGGAATGCTCACCATGGGCCTTGGCAACAGCTTCGGTTCGGCGTGGTCCGGTGACCCGGGTGCGGCGACCCGTTATGCGGTCCGGCTCTCCCAGCCGGCGATCGTGCCCGCTACCGGCACCGAGATCGAGTTCACCGGAAAGATCAAATCGCTGGACCCCGAGACGCGCAGCGGCGTGGTGCTGGTGGGAGCGAAGTCCGGCGGCCGCAAGATCTTCGGTCTGGCGACGATCAACGTACGGTTCAGCTGA
- a CDS encoding GNAT family N-acetyltransferase, producing the protein MSSSIRAATTDDIAAVEEIVALAYRPYIARIGRAPAPMTADYHALLPHTHVLVDNDVVSGVLVSIPAVDHLLVDNVAVDPRRHGRGFGRLLLDHAEQQARRRGLPQVRLYTNAAMTENLSLYPRLGYTEVGRGTEDGFDRVFFSKDVAGPKL; encoded by the coding sequence ATGAGCAGTTCGATCCGCGCGGCGACGACAGACGATATCGCCGCCGTCGAAGAGATCGTCGCGCTCGCCTACCGTCCCTATATCGCGCGCATCGGCCGAGCTCCCGCACCGATGACCGCCGACTACCACGCGCTGCTGCCGCATACCCACGTCCTGGTCGACAACGACGTCGTCTCAGGCGTGCTGGTCTCGATCCCCGCGGTCGATCATCTGCTGGTCGACAACGTCGCCGTCGATCCACGCCGGCACGGGCGCGGATTCGGTCGTCTACTGCTCGACCACGCCGAACAACAGGCGCGTCGCCGCGGTCTGCCGCAGGTGCGGCTCTACACCAACGCAGCCATGACCGAGAACCTGAGTCTCTACCCGCGTCTGGGCTACACCGAGGTCGGTCGCGGCACCGAGGACGGATTCGACCGGGTGTTCTTCAGCAAGGACGTCGCCGGCCCGAAGTTGTGA
- a CDS encoding zinc-ribbon domain-containing protein: MLFIFGFGTKQKLLGEAGVRTCPRCHNTTAWSLVRRYRQFTLFFVPIARWGRTQFETCDICGASVPA, translated from the coding sequence GTGCTCTTCATCTTCGGCTTCGGCACCAAACAGAAGCTGCTCGGCGAGGCCGGCGTCCGGACCTGCCCACGCTGTCACAACACCACGGCATGGTCGCTGGTACGTCGGTACCGGCAGTTCACCCTGTTCTTCGTCCCGATCGCGCGCTGGGGGCGCACGCAGTTCGAGACGTGCGATATCTGCGGTGCGAGTGTGCCCGCATGA
- the abc-f gene encoding ribosomal protection-like ABC-F family protein, translating to MTATLVVKDVAGGYAHRTLFENVNVTVSPGDVLGVVGANGAGKSTLMRILAGDLAPLEGTVSRAPADAFVGWLPQEHERIAGESVAAYIARRTGCTAATAAMEAAAERLSESDVAADAYGTALDHWLATGAADLEERLPVVLADLALDVEPDATLMTALSGGQAARVGLAALMLSRFDIVLLDEPTNDLDLDGLDRLEQFVRDLRGGVVLVSHDREFLTRTVTRVLELDIAQNRTTVYGGGYQSYLEERAVARRHRREEYEEFADRKADLVARARTQREWSSQGVRNAMRKAPDNDKNRRRAQTESSEKQAQKVRQMESRIARLEEVEEPRKEWSLQFSIGAAPRSSSVVATLDDVAVRQGDFLFGPVSLQVSAGDRIGITGPNGAGKSTLLRLLLGRRAPDSGRVSMGASVAIGEIDQARTEFSGPGRLVDRFEEHVPDWPTADVRTLLAKFGLRADHVEREVDDLSPGERTRAGMALLQARGTNVLVLDEPTNHLDLPAIEQLEHALDGYDGTLLLVTHDRRMLQNVRLDRRWTVRDGQVSESTP from the coding sequence ATGACCGCCACGTTGGTGGTCAAGGACGTGGCCGGCGGATACGCGCACCGGACGTTGTTCGAGAACGTGAACGTGACTGTGAGCCCAGGCGATGTGCTCGGTGTCGTCGGGGCCAACGGTGCGGGCAAGAGCACCCTGATGCGGATACTCGCCGGAGATCTGGCACCCCTGGAGGGCACCGTCAGCCGCGCACCCGCCGACGCGTTTGTCGGCTGGTTACCGCAGGAGCACGAACGCATCGCCGGGGAGAGCGTCGCGGCCTATATCGCGCGGCGGACCGGATGCACGGCCGCAACCGCCGCCATGGAGGCTGCGGCGGAGAGACTTTCGGAGTCCGATGTCGCCGCGGATGCCTACGGCACGGCGCTCGACCACTGGCTGGCCACCGGCGCGGCCGATCTGGAGGAACGCCTACCGGTGGTCTTGGCCGATCTGGCACTGGACGTCGAGCCGGACGCCACGCTCATGACCGCTCTCTCGGGTGGCCAGGCCGCCCGAGTCGGGCTGGCGGCACTCATGCTGTCCCGGTTCGACATCGTCTTGCTCGACGAGCCCACCAACGATCTCGACCTCGACGGTTTGGACCGCCTCGAACAGTTCGTGCGGGATCTGCGTGGCGGGGTCGTGCTGGTAAGCCACGATCGGGAGTTCCTGACGCGCACGGTGACCCGCGTGTTGGAGCTCGATATCGCGCAGAACCGGACCACGGTCTACGGCGGTGGCTACCAGAGCTATCTCGAAGAGCGTGCGGTCGCGCGCAGGCATCGCCGCGAAGAGTACGAGGAATTCGCCGATCGAAAAGCCGATCTGGTGGCGCGGGCGCGGACTCAGCGGGAGTGGTCGAGCCAGGGTGTGCGTAACGCGATGCGCAAAGCTCCGGACAATGACAAGAATCGCCGCCGGGCGCAGACGGAATCCAGTGAGAAGCAGGCGCAGAAGGTCCGACAGATGGAGAGCCGGATCGCCCGTCTGGAAGAGGTCGAGGAGCCGCGCAAGGAGTGGTCGCTGCAGTTCAGCATCGGTGCCGCACCGCGTTCCAGCTCGGTGGTCGCGACGCTGGACGATGTCGCTGTGCGGCAGGGTGACTTCCTGTTCGGTCCGGTATCGCTACAGGTCAGCGCGGGCGATCGGATCGGCATCACCGGCCCCAACGGCGCGGGAAAGTCGACACTTTTACGATTGCTGCTCGGTCGCCGAGCACCCGACAGCGGAAGGGTGAGTATGGGTGCCAGTGTGGCGATCGGCGAGATCGACCAGGCCCGAACCGAATTCAGCGGTCCCGGACGCTTGGTTGACCGTTTCGAGGAGCACGTACCGGACTGGCCCACCGCCGATGTGCGCACGCTGTTGGCCAAGTTCGGCCTGCGGGCCGACCATGTCGAGCGCGAGGTGGATGACCTCTCCCCTGGGGAGCGGACGCGCGCCGGGATGGCGTTGCTCCAGGCACGCGGCACCAATGTGCTGGTGCTCGACGAACCGACGAACCATCTCGACCTGCCCGCCATCGAGCAGCTGGAGCACGCGCTGGATGGATATGACGGGACGTTGCTGCTGGTCACTCACGACAGGCGCATGTTGCAGAATGTGCGCCTCGATCGGCGTTGGACGGTCCGCGACGGTCAGGTCAGCGAGTCGACGCCGTGA
- a CDS encoding cellulase family glycosylhydrolase gives MLSPSFHRVARCAQIIALIAAVLCATAVQVPISHAATPSRIDASARALGIAESNLYFMSPDELATAIEAFDVMGVTQIRIFLPWRAMEPARGTYNWTISDRILDAAADKGIAVVGAVTSTPIWAADNGFWLPNAAPRDPADYAAFMTQVAMRYGAGSARPRIAAYEIWNEPNANIGWSPEPDAAGYTTLLKAAYSAIKTVEPGALIIGGVLGAGLSFGTWTINPVDYLTQMYAHGARGYFDALSFHPYNFSSSFSDGMPYANTPYRQYLSMRQLMDQAGDTDKLIWTTEYGVPTSAVDPATQAAWIIDFADTWSQLPGVGPMFIYSLSDRPNETPWGIYDTNWVAKPAVSAIHDWIAEHSGGSVLRQLSGG, from the coding sequence ATGCTGTCTCCATCGTTCCACCGCGTCGCACGCTGCGCACAAATCATCGCACTGATCGCGGCCGTGCTGTGCGCAACTGCGGTGCAGGTACCCATCTCACACGCCGCGACGCCGTCGCGGATCGACGCCTCGGCACGCGCGCTCGGCATCGCGGAGTCGAATCTCTACTTCATGTCACCGGACGAATTGGCCACCGCAATAGAGGCTTTCGACGTCATGGGAGTCACCCAGATTCGGATCTTCCTGCCATGGCGCGCCATGGAGCCGGCTCGGGGTACCTACAACTGGACGATATCCGACCGAATACTCGACGCCGCGGCCGACAAGGGAATCGCGGTGGTCGGCGCGGTGACGAGTACCCCGATCTGGGCCGCTGACAACGGATTCTGGCTGCCGAATGCCGCCCCGCGTGACCCCGCCGATTACGCGGCCTTCATGACGCAGGTGGCGATGCGTTACGGTGCGGGCAGCGCCCGGCCCCGCATCGCCGCCTACGAGATCTGGAACGAGCCCAACGCGAACATCGGTTGGTCGCCGGAACCCGATGCCGCCGGTTACACGACTCTGCTCAAAGCGGCCTATTCCGCGATCAAGACCGTCGAGCCCGGCGCACTGATCATCGGCGGTGTCCTCGGCGCGGGGCTCAGCTTCGGGACTTGGACCATCAATCCGGTCGATTACCTGACCCAGATGTACGCCCATGGCGCACGCGGCTACTTCGACGCATTGTCCTTCCACCCGTACAACTTCTCCAGTAGCTTCTCCGACGGGATGCCGTACGCGAATACCCCGTACCGGCAGTATCTTTCGATGCGGCAGTTGATGGACCAAGCCGGTGACACCGACAAGCTGATCTGGACCACTGAATACGGTGTGCCGACCTCTGCGGTGGACCCGGCGACACAGGCAGCCTGGATCATCGATTTCGCCGATACCTGGTCCCAACTACCCGGTGTCGGGCCGATGTTCATCTATTCGCTGTCGGACCGTCCGAACGAGACACCGTGGGGAATCTACGACACCAACTGGGTGGCCAAGCCCGCGGTCTCGGCCATCCACGACTGGATCGCCGAGCACAGCGGCGGGTCCGTGCTGAGGCAGCTCAGCGGGGGCTGA
- a CDS encoding sigma-70 family RNA polymerase sigma factor, translating to MDADLADTFDHDVRDHLDVLHRGALRLARNRADAEELLQETLLKAFAGFEAFEPGTNLRAWLFRIMTNTHIGNYRKSVRRPEFLCDDVSTVGAARRVRSAEAVRSAEAEVLAFVPDDSVASALAGLPEQFREVLCYAAIDGYSCREIAEMMHTPMGTVLSRLHRGRTLLRAALAAPTAVAA from the coding sequence ATGGATGCCGATCTTGCCGACACTTTCGATCACGATGTGCGCGACCACCTGGATGTGTTGCACCGCGGCGCACTCCGGTTGGCGCGCAATCGTGCCGATGCCGAGGAGCTGTTGCAGGAGACGCTGCTCAAGGCGTTCGCCGGATTCGAGGCATTCGAACCCGGCACGAATCTGCGGGCTTGGTTGTTTCGGATCATGACGAACACCCATATCGGCAATTACCGCAAGAGCGTGCGGCGCCCGGAGTTTCTCTGCGATGACGTTTCCACGGTGGGGGCGGCGCGCCGGGTGAGGTCTGCAGAGGCCGTGAGATCTGCAGAGGCGGAGGTGCTGGCGTTCGTGCCCGACGACTCGGTGGCGTCGGCGCTGGCCGGGTTGCCCGAGCAGTTCCGCGAGGTGCTCTGCTACGCGGCCATTGACGGCTACTCCTGTCGTGAGATCGCCGAGATGATGCACACGCCCATGGGAACGGTGCTCTCCCGATTGCACCGAGGCCGCACCCTGCTGCGCGCGGCATTGGCCGCGCCGACAGCGGTGGCCGCCTGA